One region of Gossypium raimondii isolate GPD5lz chromosome 6, ASM2569854v1, whole genome shotgun sequence genomic DNA includes:
- the LOC105774216 gene encoding inositol-tetrakisphosphate 1-kinase 3 — MRLKDDNDEEEGPKTMSHCSIGHLQPEKSFVIVGYALTSKKVESFLKPKLEGLARNKGILFVAIDQNRPLSDQGPFDIVLHKLTGKEWRQILEEYRRTHPEVTVLDPPDAIQHLHNRQSMLQCVADMNLSDTYGKVGVPRQLVIKRDSSSIPDAVTKAGLILPLVAKPLVADGSAKSHELSLAYDEYSLQKLEPPLVLQEFVNHGGVLFKVYIVGEAIKVVRRFSLPDVTKRELSKNAGVFRFPRVSCAAASADDADLDPSVAELPPRPLLERLAKELRRRLGLRLFNLDIIREHGRRDHFYVIDINYFPGYGKMPGYEHIFTDFLLSLAQSRYKKRSI, encoded by the exons ATGAGGCTGAAAGACGACAACGACGAAGAAGAAGGACCGAAAACGATGTCGCACTGCTCCATCGGACACTTACAACCAGAGAAAAGCTTTGTTATTGTTGGATACGCTCTTACTTCTAAGAAAGTTGAGAGCTTTTTAAAGCCAAAACTCGAAGGTTTAGCCAG GAATAAAGGGATATTGTTTGTTGCAATCGATCAAAACAGACCTCTTTCAGATCAAGGTCCTTTTGATATAGTATTGCACAAg TTGACCGGAAAAGAATGGCGCCAAATTCTCGAG GAATATAGACGAACACATCCCGAAGTCACGGTTCTTGATCCTCCGGATGCTATACAACATTTACACAATCGTCAATCGATGTTACAATGTGTTGCAGATATGAATTTATCTGACACTTACG GAAAAGTTGGTGTTCCTCGACAGTTGGTCATTAAAAGAGATTCGTCATCCATTCCCGATGCTGTAACCAAAGCTGGGTTGATACTACCCCTTG TTGCGAAACCATTGGTTGCCGATGGAAGTGCAAAGTCGCATGAACTATCACTTGCTTACGATGAATACTCTCTTCAAAAACTTGAACCACCGCTCGTTCTTCAAGAGTTTGTTAACCACG GAGGTGTACTTTTCAAGGTTTATATCGTTGGAGAAGCCATAAAAGTAGTGAGGCGGTTCTCTTTACCTGACGTAACTAAGAGAGAGCTCTCGAAAAATGCCGGTGTTTTCCGTTTTCCACGTGTTTCATGCGCCGCAGCATCTGCAGATGATGCCGATTTGGACCCGAGTGTGGCTG AGCTTCCTCCTCGCCCTTTACTCGAAAGACTAGCCAAAGAACTTCGTCGACGACTG GGTCTTCGGTTATTTAACCTAGATATTATCCGGGAACATGGAAGGAGGGATCATTTTTATGTCATCGACATCAACTACTTTCCTG GGTACGGGAAAATGCCTGGGTACGAACATATATTTACGGACTTCCTGTTAAGCCTCGCGCAAAGCCGATACAAGAAAAGATCGATATAA
- the LOC105772799 gene encoding KH domain-containing protein HEN4, which produces MSAPLTPSKRPHDRNPSELNGKRKLQKSDQSKILSGGIVFRVLCPEAKSASVIGKDGTLISQILQETGANVKIEEAIPGCDEIVIAIMGSGSSDKDTEVGTVQGKEDGGDEADASNRSDEEKGNDENNNDKALKSVNENSRVQEALLLVFERMAETERNSDGVDKETETVKSFTTVLRLLVLSSQVGCLFGKGGSVIKQMSADSGAQIRILPRDKLPACASASYELVQITGEFDAVRKALQSVSQQLIENPPRDHDSFPLNTTGQSSHSFGPRPEVHPPPNHSLSSQGAPFAAGPRDVEHHSPLPPHMPGRMMSSLEMLTFRLLCHDDKVGAVIGKGGAIIKTLKQETGCDIKVVEAIPDCEDRVIIVSSPAHPDDRISPAQDAVLRVLGRLFRAMPDSKDKTMMVRLLVSSNQIGCLLGKGGAIIAEMRKSSGAHIRILGKDQVPKCASEGEEVVQINGDHETVRDAIMQITSRLRHHFFRDMFPSINHPSNPGFMDQGPPFPSFMGRREFSPPGLGPFHHFDAFGGPPPHGGFHPHDPPFMRNIHRPGMPPHISERKPWGPQGYLGMPDFSGPPHRRISGFGGGSQPAVITSTTIEVVVPRSLVPIIYGEDGACLKQIRQISDAKITITEPKPAATETAITISGTPEQTHAAQSLIQAFVMSETEST; this is translated from the exons ATGTCTGCTCCATTGACGCCTTCTAAGAGACCACATGATAGGAACCCTTCAGAGCTGAATGGGAAAAGAAAGTTGCAAAAGTCAGAccaatctaaaattttatccgGTGGTATTGTTTTCCGTGTACTATGTCCTGAAGCTAAATCTGCTAGTGTCATTGGCAAAGATGGCACTTTAATATCACAAATTCTTCAAGAAACTGGTGCAAATGTCAAAATCGAGGAGGCTATCCCTGGTTGTGATGAGATAGTAATTGCCATCATGGGTTCCGGATCTTCTGATAAAGATACTGAAGTTGGTACGGTGCAAGGAAAGGAGGATGGCGGTGACGAGGCTGATGCATCCAATCGGAGTGAtgaagaaaagggaaatgatGAAAACAACAATGATAAGGCTTTAAAATCTGTAAACGAAAATTCCCGCGTGCAGGAGGCTTTGTTACTTGTTTTTGAAAGAATGGCTGAAACAGAGCGAAATTCGGATGGAGTTGATAAAGAAACCGAAACTGTTAAGTCTTTCACAACGGTTTTAAGGTTGCTTGTTCTTTCCAGTCAAGTTGGCTGCCTTTTTGGTAAAGGTGGCAGTGTAATTAAGCAAATGTCTGCCGACAGTGGGGCACAAATTCGAATTCTTCCCAGAGACAAACTTCCCGCGTGTGCTTCAGCTTCCTATGAATTAGTTCAG ATTACTGGGGAGTTTGATGCAGTTCGGAAAGCTCTTCAATCTGTTTCTCAACAGCTAATAGAAAATCCACCTCGGGATCATGACTCATTCCCTCTCAACACAACCGGACAGTCATCCCATTCTTTTGGTCCTAGGCCTGAAGTCCACCCACCACCAAACCATTCTTTAAGTTCTCAGGGAGCACCCTTTGCTGCAGGACCTCGGGATGTTGAGCATCATTCACCTCTTCCCCCTCATATGCCTGGAAGAATGATGTCTTCTCTGGAAATGCTAACATTCCGGTTATTGTGTCATGATGACAAAGTTGGTGCTGTCATTGGAAAGGGCGGAGCAATAATTAAGACTCTTAAGCAAGAAACAGGCTGTGATATCAAAGTTGTGGAAGCTATTCCTGATTGTGAGGACCGCGTAATTATCGTATCTAGTCCGGCG cACCCAGATGATAGGATATCACCTGCACAAGATGCAGTTCTTCGTGTACTCGGTAGGTTATTTAGGGCTATGCCTGATAGCAAGGACAAGACTATGATGGTTAGGCTTCTTGTATCATCGAATCAAATTGGTTGTCTCCTTGGCAAAGGTGGCGCCATTATAGCTGAAATGAGGAAGTCATCTGGGGCTCATATTCGAATATTGGGAAAGGATCAGGTTCCAAAGTGTGCTTCCGAAGGTGAAGAAGTTGTTCAG ATTAATGGTGATCATGAAACTGTTCGAGATGCTATTATGCAAATAACATCTAGGTTGCGACATCATTTCTTTCGTGATATGTTTCCTTCTATTAACCATCCTTCAAATCCCGGTTTCATGGACCAAGGACCCCCATTCCCTTCGTTTATGGGAAGGAGAGAATTTTCACCTCCGGGATTAGGTCCTTTTCATCATTTTGATGCTTTTGGTGGACCACCTCCACATGGTGGTTTTCACCCCCATGATCCTCCTTTTATGCGCAATATTCATCGACCAGGCATGCCTCCTCATATATCCGAAAGAAAACCATGGGGTCCTCAG GGATATTTAGGCATGCCAGATTTCTCTGGGCCACCCCACCGAAGAATTTCCGGTTTTGGCGG AGGAAGCCAACCGGCTGTTATCACAAGCACAACTATTGAAGTTGTTGTTCCTCGTTCCCTTGTTCCTATAATTTACGGAGAAGATGGCGCATGTTTAAAACAGATACGTCAG ATTTCTGATGCGAAAATTACAATTACCGAACCCAAGCCTGCAGCAACTGAAACTGCAATTACAATATCTGGAACACCCGAACAAACGCATGCAGCTCAGTCTTTAATACAGGCATTTGTGATGAGTGAGACCGAATCTACTTGA
- the LOC105772800 gene encoding amino acid permease 6: protein MAREMQKNTMFIEQNTGDYENGDPQKNLDDDGREKRTGTWVTASAHIITAVIGSGVLSLAWAIAQLGWVVGPAVLIAFSFITYFTSTLLADCYRAPDPVHGKRNYTYMDVVRAYLGGRKVQLCGLAQYANLLGVTIGYTITASISMVAVKRSNCFHKHGHHVKCQTSNNPFMIIFACIQIVLSQIPNFHKLSWLSILAAVMSFTYASIGLGLSIAKAASGGEHVRTSLTGVQVGVDVSGSEKVWRTFQAIGDIAFAYAYSTVLIEIQDTIKASPPENKSMKRASGVGVTTTTLFYVLCGIVGYAAFGNDAPGNFLTGFGFYEPFWLIDFANVCIAVHLIGAYQVFAQPLFGFVESLCARHYPDNKFITREHAMDVPFCGVYYLNFFRLVWRTAYVIVTAVLAMIFPFFNDFLGLIGAGSFWPLTVYFPIEMHIAQAKIPKYSFRWVCLKILSWVCLIISLIAAAGSVEGLIQSLKTYKPFQTRNEE from the exons ATGGCCAGAGAGATGCAAAAGAACACCATGTTCATTGAACAAAACACTGGCGACTATGAAAATGGTGACCCTCAAAAGAATTTGGATGATGATGGTCGAGAAAAAAGAACTG GGACTTGGGTTACTGCAAGTGCTCATATTATCACAGCTGTGATTGGGTCTGGAGTATTATCACTGGCATGGGCGATTGCTCAGTTAGGTTGGGTGGTTGGACCGGCGGTTCTTATAGCTTTCTCCTTCATCACCTACTTCACTTCAACCCTTCTTGCTGATTGTTATAGAGCTCCTGATCCTGTTCATGGAAAAAGAAACTATACTTACATGGATGTTGTTAGAGCTTATTTAG GAGGAAGAAAGGTTCAGCTTTGTGGATTAGCTCAATATGCAAATCTTCTTGGTGTAACCATTGGTTATACAATTACAGCATCAATTAGTATGGt GGCTGTGAAAAGgtcaaattgtttccacaagCATGGTCATCACGTGAAGTGCCAAACATCAAACAATCCTTTCATGATCATCTTTGCTTGTATTCAAATTGTTCTTAGCCAAATCCCAAATTTTCACAAGCTTTCATGGCTTTCAATCCTTGCTGCTGTCATGTCTTTTACTTATGCTTCCATTGGTCTTGGACTCTCCATTGCTAAAGCTGCAA GTGGGGGAGAACATGTAAGGACAAGCTTAACTGGTGTACAAGTAGGGGTTGACGTGTCAGGCTCTGAAAAGGTTTGGAGAACATTCCAAGCTATTGGGGACATTGCCTTTGCTTATGCTTACTCCACCGTCCTCATTGAGATTCAG GATACAATCAAAGCGAGTCCACCAGAAAATAAGTCGATGAAGAGAGCGAGTGGTGTCGGTGTCACGACAACCACTTTATTCTATGTACTTTGTGGCATTGTTGGATACGCAGCATTCGGAAACGATGCACCAGGAAATTTCCTTACAGGGTTCGGTTTCTACGAACCCTTTTGGTTAATCGACTTCGCCAACGTCTGTATTGCTGTCCACCTTATTGGTGCATACCAAGTTTTTGCCCAACCGTTATTTGGGTTCGTCGAAAGCCTGTGCGCCAGACATTATCCCGACAACAAGTTCATAACCCGCGAACACGCTATGGATGTTCCGTTCTGCGGCGTTTACTATCTCAACTTCTTCAGATTAGTATGGAGGACAGCGTACGTTATAGTAACAGCTGTGCTAGCAATGATATTCCCTTTCTTCAACGATTTCTTGGGTTTGATCGGAGCTGGTTCGTTTTGGCCATTAACGGTTTACTTCCCGATCGAGATGCACATTGCGCAAGCGAAAATACCAAAGTATTCATTCAGGTGGGTATGTTTGAAAATACTAAGCTGGGTTTGCTTGATAATATCACTTATAGCAGCAGCTGGATCTGTTGAAGGACTAATTCAAAGCCTTAAGACATATAAGCCATTTCAGACTCGGAATGAGGAGTAA